In Crinalium epipsammum PCC 9333, the following are encoded in one genomic region:
- the lnt gene encoding apolipoprotein N-acyltransferase, which translates to MILRLGIALVSGILMGLTPAPLNAWFLAWFALAPLWVLIVKNPKLASTHRLYFILQPLLWGIGYHGLAISWITGIHPMTWMGVPWLASLAIASFCWLFIALWGASLVITWATCLSWINHKFKIFPWLRVLIGTALWCGLEAFWSSGALWCASLSYTQSPHNLLILHLGQISGYSTITAAIVAVNGLIAEAWINRKDTKKQHSSASLQSTFYWRYLTTAIILLIGLHIVGFQLYNRPLTQSTTTALKVGIIQGNIPNEIKLYPDGWQRAIEGYTNGYKTLADQKVDAILTPETALPFTLSELKRGSFYSAILEKGVVAWLGGFGEHGRSITNSLFTITGTGNIFSEYDKTKLVPLGEYIPFEEFLGRLIDRLSPLDAHLVAGSPSQIFDTPFGRAIVGICYESAFSEHFRRQAAAGGEFILTASNNAHYSKSMPAQHHALDVMRAIETDRWAVRATNTGYSGIVNPHGKTVWLSGINTYEIHADTIYRRQTQTLYVRWGDWLTPVLLVGSAIALLFYIFGLKIEINRR; encoded by the coding sequence ATGATACTACGCTTAGGAATTGCCCTAGTTAGCGGCATTTTGATGGGATTAACACCCGCACCACTTAACGCTTGGTTTTTAGCGTGGTTTGCATTAGCGCCTTTGTGGGTTCTAATAGTTAAAAATCCGAAATTAGCATCAACGCATCGTTTATACTTTATCCTTCAGCCTTTACTATGGGGTATTGGTTATCACGGTTTAGCTATATCTTGGATAACTGGAATTCACCCGATGACGTGGATGGGGGTTCCTTGGTTAGCAAGTTTAGCGATCGCATCCTTCTGTTGGCTATTTATTGCCCTCTGGGGAGCAAGTTTAGTTATTACCTGGGCAACCTGTTTGTCTTGGATTAATCATAAATTTAAAATTTTCCCTTGGCTGCGTGTCTTAATTGGCACAGCCTTATGGTGTGGCTTAGAAGCTTTCTGGAGTAGCGGTGCTTTATGGTGTGCTTCTCTTTCTTACACTCAAAGCCCTCATAATTTGTTAATTTTACATTTAGGTCAAATTTCAGGTTATTCAACAATTACAGCCGCCATTGTCGCCGTTAATGGCTTAATAGCAGAAGCATGGATTAACCGTAAAGATACTAAAAAGCAACATTCTTCTGCGTCTCTGCAATCCACTTTTTATTGGCGTTATTTGACCACAGCAATTATCCTCTTAATCGGATTACACATTGTCGGATTTCAACTTTACAACCGTCCTTTAACTCAATCAACAACAACCGCTTTAAAAGTAGGAATTATTCAAGGTAATATCCCCAACGAAATCAAACTTTATCCTGACGGTTGGCAACGTGCTATTGAAGGTTATACCAACGGCTATAAAACTTTAGCAGATCAGAAAGTTGATGCAATTCTTACACCTGAAACAGCATTACCCTTTACCCTATCTGAACTCAAACGTGGATCTTTTTACTCAGCAATTTTAGAAAAAGGTGTTGTTGCTTGGCTAGGAGGTTTTGGAGAACACGGACGTAGTATTACTAATAGTTTATTTACAATTACCGGAACAGGTAATATTTTCAGTGAATACGACAAAACAAAATTAGTACCTTTAGGTGAATATATCCCTTTTGAAGAATTTTTAGGACGTTTAATTGATCGCCTTTCTCCTTTAGATGCCCATTTAGTAGCTGGTTCACCGTCTCAAATATTTGATACACCTTTTGGTCGGGCTATTGTCGGTATTTGTTATGAGTCGGCATTTTCAGAACATTTTCGCCGTCAAGCTGCTGCTGGGGGAGAGTTTATTTTAACTGCTTCTAATAATGCCCATTACAGTAAAAGTATGCCAGCACAACATCATGCCCTAGATGTAATGCGGGCAATTGAAACTGATAGATGGGCGGTAAGGGCAACTAATACAGGTTATTCTGGCATTGTTAATCCTCACGGTAAAACAGTTTGGTTGTCTGGAATCAATACTTATGAAATTCATGCTGATACAATTTATCGCAGACAAACGCAAACTTTATATGTGCGTTGGGGAGATTGGTTAACGCCAGTGTTATTAGTTGGTAGTGCGATCGCTTTGTTATTCTACATCTTTGGTTTGAAGATTGAAATTAACCGCAGATAA
- a CDS encoding type II toxin-antitoxin system HigB family toxin yields the protein MHIISRKRLLEFCRQHADAFTPIDDWFRTAKAANWENINDIRQIYPSADAVGNFTVFNIKGNDYRLIVSINYEIQIVYIKYVLTHPEYDKEKWKNDPYF from the coding sequence ATGCACATTATTAGCCGTAAAAGACTGTTAGAATTTTGTCGGCAACACGCGGATGCCTTTACTCCCATTGATGACTGGTTTAGAACTGCTAAGGCAGCTAACTGGGAAAATATTAATGATATTAGGCAAATTTATCCTAGTGCTGATGCGGTTGGCAACTTTACAGTTTTTAATATTAAAGGTAATGACTATCGGCTTATAGTTAGCATTAATTATGAAATTCAAATTGTCTATATTAAATATGTATTAACACATCCTGAATACGATAAGGAGAAATGGAAAAATGACCCTTACTTTTGA